In Phragmites australis chromosome 24, lpPhrAust1.1, whole genome shotgun sequence, the following are encoded in one genomic region:
- the LOC133907564 gene encoding uncharacterized protein LOC133907564: protein MEIESAKCECCGLREDCTREYIAGVKADFGGRWLCGLCSEAVRDEVAAKKRGDLEGAVRDHMSFCGKFGKKSPAFRVADGMRQMLRRRSSDISATSSAAF from the coding sequence ATGGAGATCGAGTCGGCCAAGTGCGAGTGCTGCGGGCTGAGGGAGGACTGCACCCGGGAGTACATCGCCGGCGTGAAGGCGGACTTCGGCGGGCGGTGGCTCTGCGGGCTGTGCTCGGAGGCGGTGAGGGACGAGGTGGCCGCCAAGAAGAGGGGCGACCTGGAGGGCGCCGTCAGGGACCACATGTCCTTCTGCGGCAAGTTCGGCAAGAAGAGCCCCGCGTTccgcgtcgccgacggcatgcGCCAGATGCTGCGCAGGCGCTCCAGCGACATCTcagccacctcctccgccgccttctga
- the LOC133907027 gene encoding early nodulin-20-like yields MEALMVISEHRNPHHRHSGGRSKSSGPHFSSPPSSRGFRGMNCRSFHSAACVGLLPSPPSSPTRTYSCPEPKTPKQQLRHGGKRSRPISISPSKSPPSRSELWAGPAFSNSPPPSSLPIPKFSLRQKRSISLELPPVERSDDVEVRQHAKSAPSSPVGGSGYDFFDNNETAIATENLRRILQLDIADH; encoded by the coding sequence ATGGAGGCTCTTATGGTTATCTCGGAGCACCGCAACCCCCATCACCGCCACTCTGGTGGGCGAAGCAAGTCATCAGGACCGCACTTCTCGTCGCCACCTTCCTCCCGGGGCTTCCGTGGCATGAACTGCCGGTCTTTTCACTCGGCTGCTTGCGTGGGTCTCCTGCCTTCACCACCGTCGTCGCCAACCCGCACATACTCATGCCCAGAGCCCAAGACGCCAAAGCAGCAGCTACGCCATGGTGGCAAGCGCAGCCGACCCATTTCCATAAGTCCGTCCAAGTCCCCTCCCTCCCGGTCGGAGCTGTGGGCGGGGCCGGCTTTCTCCAACTCGCCACCCCCAAGTTCGCTGCCCATTCCAAAATTCTCGCTGCGCCAGAAACGCAGCATCTCTCTTGAGCTGCCACCAGTTGAGCGCTCTGATGATGTGGAGGTCAGGCAGCATGCTAAATCGGCTCCTTCATCCCCGGTTGGGGGATCGGGGTATGACTTCTTTGACAATAATGAAACTGCTATAGCAACGGAGAATCTGAGGAGGATTCTCCAGTTGGATATCGCTGACCATTGA